The proteins below are encoded in one region of Pseudoalteromonas ulvae UL12:
- a CDS encoding class I SAM-dependent methyltransferase, with the protein MELEQIKSHWQNWASQYKTDLRATTKSGTAKQLEIHALTHALQQFYSPDQSLSILEVGCGNGYNCFALQHAFEQAAITGVDFIEEMVEHAKALNQELHCNIPFYQGNILELDKHTQLAHEYDVVYTVRCVINLNNDELQLQGLSQLAQKVKAGGYLLLIENQTHTHAKQNTLRNSVDLPSRKPASFNHFMDENKLLRHMESLDFKHVQSHNFSSLHDVILYTLVPMINGGEVDYHHPIVSAATELLCKNDSTIYNAFGEFGQNKLFIFKK; encoded by the coding sequence ATGGAACTTGAACAAATTAAGAGTCATTGGCAGAACTGGGCTTCGCAATATAAAACAGATTTACGCGCGACCACAAAATCTGGCACAGCTAAGCAACTCGAGATCCATGCATTAACTCATGCATTGCAACAATTCTATTCTCCAGATCAATCACTCTCTATACTTGAAGTGGGTTGTGGTAATGGCTATAACTGCTTTGCTTTACAGCATGCATTCGAACAAGCCGCAATTACTGGGGTCGACTTCATCGAAGAAATGGTCGAACACGCAAAAGCTCTCAACCAAGAGCTCCATTGCAACATCCCCTTTTATCAGGGCAATATTTTAGAACTCGACAAACACACTCAATTAGCCCATGAATACGATGTGGTTTACACCGTTCGTTGTGTTATCAATCTCAATAATGACGAATTACAATTGCAAGGTCTCTCACAACTAGCACAAAAAGTGAAAGCTGGGGGTTACCTCTTGTTAATCGAAAATCAAACTCACACTCATGCAAAACAAAATACATTGCGAAATTCTGTCGATTTACCTAGCCGAAAACCAGCGTCATTCAATCACTTCATGGATGAAAATAAATTATTAAGGCATATGGAAAGCTTAGATTTCAAACACGTGCAAAGTCACAATTTTAGCTCTTTACACGATGTTATTTTATATACTTTAGTGCCAATGATTAACGGGGGCGAAGTCGATTATCACCACCCAATCGTGAGTGCAGCGACAGAACTTTTATGTAAAAACGATTCGACTATATACAATGCTTTTGGCGAGTTTGGCCAAAATAAACTATTTATCTTTAAAAAATAA
- a CDS encoding motility associated factor glycosyltransferase family protein, which yields MSLDKALLKNILTLTFDTNMHFLKEQFPHLFEKFVNYEPKEYGLELDENNHLNIACNGHFIYAGNPKETVIEQTQCFIKNPIRNIYRITPMSDEEKERNNPIGFKHLDYLTDVARLGAKYEGKALFEDLHTIPIGRFPFLAVIGVGLGYHLEQLAEQNIDHIYIYEPNEDLFYSSLFTLNWRWLVERFQGVNKSITILVGANKESFFEGFQKLFFRFGIFKSGCLSFYKHYESETSGEIVDYILKNGRVLYSGFGFTEDEILSLKHTYENIAKQHAFLKAGTQLMANKIDAPIFICGSGPSLDDDFEIIKENKDKAIIVSCGSSLMALKKYGIKPDIHFEVERTGPVLDWLLAIDDKEYLSDITFIGMNTVYPPVMDLFKETILFLKPNDAASDMVRVTYEHDLSIIYATNPTVVNGALGFFNHVKSNDIYMFGCDFGYIDPNKHHSDKTGYFDAFKETAVVQTQKDQREANFGGVVYTDSTLDSARHAAEYTLRHHVSENDNKTVYNCSNGVKVVGTTALHSNEIVLEKQVDKAEFVQFLKSNSSDSSLDKETWQREIALRIGTIINIIDETMIKPEYLEIDFEPKDIIDIFDTVHQRLMSLDGTKDIVAIRVLNGSVTYMETTVLGYVYLIGNNTYCKSFLKEAFAVMFEYYGVLRTLLLEAAQEMGAKMDD from the coding sequence ATGAGTTTAGATAAAGCACTACTTAAGAATATTTTAACGTTAACGTTCGATACGAACATGCACTTTTTAAAAGAGCAGTTCCCGCATTTGTTTGAAAAATTTGTTAACTATGAACCAAAAGAGTATGGCTTAGAATTAGATGAGAACAATCATCTTAATATTGCCTGTAATGGCCACTTTATTTATGCAGGCAATCCTAAAGAAACGGTGATAGAACAAACACAATGTTTTATCAAAAATCCGATCCGCAATATTTATCGCATTACCCCCATGAGCGATGAAGAAAAAGAGCGAAATAACCCGATCGGTTTTAAACACTTAGATTATTTAACTGATGTAGCAAGGTTAGGTGCAAAGTATGAGGGCAAGGCTTTGTTTGAAGACTTGCATACTATCCCTATTGGTCGTTTTCCGTTTTTAGCTGTAATTGGTGTCGGTCTGGGCTACCACCTTGAGCAATTAGCTGAGCAGAATATAGATCATATCTATATTTATGAGCCCAATGAGGATTTGTTTTATAGTTCATTATTTACCTTAAACTGGCGTTGGTTAGTTGAACGATTTCAAGGTGTGAATAAGTCAATAACGATCTTAGTTGGCGCCAACAAAGAGTCATTCTTTGAAGGATTTCAAAAGCTATTTTTTCGCTTTGGTATATTCAAATCTGGTTGTTTATCTTTTTATAAGCATTACGAGAGTGAAACTTCGGGCGAAATTGTTGACTATATTCTAAAAAATGGTCGTGTTCTTTACTCTGGTTTTGGTTTCACAGAAGATGAAATATTATCTTTAAAACATACCTACGAAAATATTGCTAAACAGCACGCATTTTTGAAAGCGGGCACACAGTTGATGGCCAATAAAATTGATGCTCCAATTTTCATTTGTGGCTCCGGCCCTTCGTTAGATGATGACTTCGAAATAATTAAGGAAAATAAAGATAAAGCAATCATCGTTTCGTGTGGCTCGTCTTTAATGGCGTTGAAAAAGTATGGGATCAAGCCAGACATTCATTTTGAAGTTGAAAGAACAGGGCCTGTTCTGGACTGGTTGCTAGCTATCGATGATAAAGAATACCTAAGTGATATTACTTTCATTGGCATGAATACTGTTTATCCACCTGTGATGGATTTATTTAAAGAAACAATCTTATTTCTCAAACCTAATGATGCCGCATCCGATATGGTTCGTGTCACTTATGAGCATGACTTATCTATTATTTATGCAACTAACCCAACCGTTGTAAATGGTGCGCTGGGCTTTTTTAATCATGTTAAATCAAATGATATTTACATGTTTGGTTGTGATTTTGGCTACATCGATCCGAATAAACATCATTCAGATAAAACGGGCTATTTTGATGCATTTAAAGAAACTGCGGTAGTTCAAACTCAAAAAGATCAAAGAGAAGCAAATTTCGGTGGTGTTGTTTACACTGACAGTACACTCGACTCAGCAAGGCATGCGGCAGAATATACCCTACGACATCATGTTAGCGAAAACGATAATAAGACAGTTTACAATTGTTCTAACGGAGTGAAAGTTGTCGGTACCACTGCGTTGCACTCTAATGAAATTGTATTGGAAAAACAGGTTGATAAAGCAGAATTTGTACAATTTCTAAAGTCAAACTCAAGTGACTCATCATTAGATAAAGAAACGTGGCAGCGTGAGATTGCACTCAGAATTGGTACGATTATCAATATCATTGATGAAACGATGATTAAGCCAGAATATCTTGAAATTGATTTTGAGCCCAAAGACATTATAGATATTTTTGACACTGTCCATCAGCGGTTAATGAGCTTAGATGGAACCAAGGATATCGTTGCAATTCGAGTCCTTAATGGCAGTGTTACCTACATGGAAACTACGGTTTTAGGTTATGTTTATCTGATCGGAAATAATACTTATTGTAAATCTTTCTTGAAAGAAGCGTTTGCGGTCATGTTTGAATATTACGGTGTACTTAGAACGCTATTGTTAGAAGCAGCACAGGAGATGGGAGCAAAAATGGATGATTAA
- a CDS encoding aminotransferase class III-fold pyridoxal phosphate-dependent enzyme, translating into MTPSYENSMQWLERAEKSIPLGSQTFSKSKMSLPLGAAPLFIEKGLGSQVWDIDGNQYTDFINGLLCISLGYQDPDVDNAIRDQLSSGISFSLPHKLEAQVAELLVELIPCAEMVRFAKNGSDVTSAAIRLARAYTQKDHIAVCGYHGWQDWYIGSTTRNLGVPASTQALTHKFTYNQIDTLEALFADTNNQIAAVILEPVNIAPPEDDFLLKVQQLCKKHGAVLIFDEMITGFRYHLGGAQSYFGVTPDLATFGKGLANGAPLSALVGKKEIMMLMNDIFFSGTFGGEALSLAAAKASLQKMIATNFANDIWQKGEYLINGFNQLTSCGDMFEIKGLAPWTFLQINPGINHCPITIKSWLIQELCKRNILFIGSHNLSYAHSYAEIDALLTCYQELFAQAQQFDADNTLAAMLDGQVIENVFKVR; encoded by the coding sequence ATGACGCCCTCGTATGAAAACTCAATGCAATGGTTAGAGCGTGCTGAAAAATCGATTCCGCTAGGCTCGCAAACATTCAGTAAAAGTAAAATGTCGCTTCCTTTGGGTGCTGCACCACTGTTTATCGAAAAAGGACTTGGAAGCCAAGTGTGGGATATTGATGGCAATCAATATACGGATTTTATTAATGGATTATTATGTATCAGCCTTGGTTACCAAGATCCCGATGTAGATAATGCGATTCGCGATCAACTCAGCAGTGGGATCAGCTTTTCGTTACCACATAAACTAGAAGCACAAGTGGCTGAGTTATTGGTTGAATTGATCCCGTGCGCCGAAATGGTTCGATTCGCAAAAAATGGTTCAGATGTAACAAGCGCCGCAATCAGGTTAGCACGGGCTTATACTCAAAAAGATCACATTGCGGTTTGTGGCTATCATGGCTGGCAAGATTGGTACATTGGTTCTACCACTCGTAATCTAGGAGTGCCAGCTTCCACTCAAGCTCTCACCCATAAATTTACTTATAATCAAATCGACACCCTCGAAGCCTTATTTGCTGACACAAATAATCAAATTGCCGCAGTGATCCTAGAGCCCGTAAATATTGCCCCCCCAGAAGATGACTTTTTATTAAAGGTACAGCAATTATGTAAAAAACATGGGGCTGTATTAATTTTTGATGAGATGATCACAGGGTTTCGATATCACCTAGGTGGCGCTCAAAGTTACTTTGGTGTCACTCCAGATCTGGCAACCTTCGGCAAAGGACTTGCTAACGGCGCTCCTCTGTCGGCGCTGGTCGGGAAAAAAGAAATTATGATGTTAATGAACGATATTTTCTTTTCGGGTACTTTCGGAGGTGAAGCCCTCTCACTCGCAGCAGCAAAAGCATCTTTACAAAAAATGATTGCGACAAACTTTGCCAATGATATTTGGCAAAAGGGAGAGTATCTAATCAACGGATTCAATCAACTGACCAGTTGTGGTGATATGTTTGAAATTAAAGGGCTAGCACCTTGGACATTTTTACAAATCAATCCAGGGATCAATCATTGTCCGATTACAATCAAATCATGGTTAATTCAAGAATTATGTAAAAGAAATATTCTCTTTATCGGCAGTCATAACTTATCTTATGCTCATAGCTATGCAGAGATAGATGCGCTGCTGACGTGCTATCAAGAATTATTCGCTCAAGCCCAACAATTTGATGCGGATAACACCTTAGCAGCCATGCTAGACGGGCAAGTCATTGAAAATGTATTTAAAGTGAGGTAA
- the pseC gene encoding UDP-4-amino-4,6-dideoxy-N-acetyl-beta-L-altrosamine transaminase, giving the protein MIPYGRQDINQADIDEVLAVLHSDFLTQGPKVPEFEAAVSHYVNCQFALATNSATSALHIACLALGVSCGDRVWTSVNSFVASSNCALYCGAQIDFIDIDPRTGNLSLVALETMLINAQKTNTLPKVVIPVHFAGQSCDMPSIYELSKRFGFAIIEDASHAIGGEYHQGKIGNCQYSDITVFSFHPVKIITTAEGGMAMTNKPELAEKMALFRSHGITKNPDLMSSTTLPPWYYEQQVLGYNYRMTELQACLGLSQLTRIDEYIQQRNSKAQCYNDALKNLPLKVLEVIYGKSAYHLYVIQLNDATRHLTVFNALRAAQIGVNLHYIPITKQPYYQQLDMTFTAHPHADDYYARAISIPLFPTMSDKDQQDVIQALTDILL; this is encoded by the coding sequence ATGATCCCTTATGGAAGACAGGATATTAATCAAGCTGATATCGATGAAGTGCTTGCTGTATTACATTCTGATTTCTTGACACAAGGGCCAAAGGTACCTGAGTTTGAAGCTGCTGTATCGCACTATGTGAATTGCCAATTTGCACTAGCGACCAACAGTGCAACATCTGCGCTTCACATCGCTTGTCTTGCGTTAGGAGTCTCGTGTGGAGATCGCGTTTGGACTAGCGTCAATAGTTTCGTCGCATCAAGTAATTGCGCCCTGTATTGTGGCGCGCAAATCGACTTTATTGATATCGATCCGCGCACAGGAAACCTCAGCCTTGTCGCGCTTGAAACCATGCTAATTAATGCACAAAAAACAAATACGCTGCCAAAAGTAGTCATACCTGTGCATTTTGCAGGGCAAAGCTGCGATATGCCAAGCATATACGAACTTTCAAAACGATTTGGATTTGCCATCATTGAAGACGCCAGTCATGCTATCGGTGGTGAGTATCACCAAGGTAAAATAGGAAATTGTCAATATTCTGACATAACAGTCTTTAGCTTTCACCCGGTAAAAATAATCACCACCGCTGAGGGCGGCATGGCCATGACAAATAAGCCCGAACTTGCTGAAAAAATGGCTTTATTTCGCTCTCATGGTATCACCAAAAACCCTGATTTGATGAGTTCTACAACACTGCCACCTTGGTATTATGAGCAGCAGGTGTTGGGGTATAATTATCGCATGACTGAGCTGCAGGCCTGCTTAGGGTTGAGTCAATTAACTCGTATTGATGAATATATCCAACAACGAAACAGTAAAGCACAATGTTATAACGATGCCCTGAAAAATTTGCCCTTAAAGGTCCTTGAGGTTATTTATGGCAAAAGCGCCTATCACTTGTATGTAATACAGTTAAATGACGCGACTCGACATCTAACCGTATTCAATGCGCTTAGGGCCGCTCAAATTGGCGTTAATCTTCATTATATCCCGATAACTAAACAGCCGTATTATCAGCAACTCGACATGACATTTACCGCCCACCCCCATGCTGATGATTACTACGCAAGAGCCATATCTATTCCGCTTTTCCCAACTATGTCAGATAAAGATCAACAAGATGTGATTCAAGCATTAACAGACATACTATTATGA
- a CDS encoding HAD family hydrolase translates to MPAFAIILDMDGVIVDTVTSLYQGYLAILSRYGIIGNRSEFNELNGPSLDEITHILSSRYTQIDSEEKLKQQFITLHKTLYQDASLCHGVIDFLQFCKDQHIPIALASSSNRANIKVIFDRFSLYTFFSHIVSGDDVQQAKPHPEIYQLAAAPFEQKVIFSLDDSPKGVESSLQAGLISVQYCQDTPLINVHSADKVSSFNEFRQLITQPITWFNRYSQYTFAISEFDFTPFNEAIDVYWQTHKQKSMFNGAAVLCSGLSANVVKVTQCDYKTVFYIQNNKSSQLAKHFFLFGVSGYVIKEQAILIAQRSEMVSQYPGYIECPPSGGFEKELGIEAYQQQLLKEFQEETAHPLEHVEEVITQGIILDLDANQLDILSAIKISDSAECIYKDNSEYQSLNLINTHSFKKIIQTDRALPECYIIAKLLGEKNENWS, encoded by the coding sequence ATGCCAGCTTTTGCTATTATTTTAGACATGGACGGTGTCATTGTTGATACCGTCACTAGTCTTTATCAAGGCTACCTTGCTATCTTGTCGCGTTACGGCATTATCGGCAATCGCTCTGAGTTTAATGAGTTAAACGGTCCTTCACTGGATGAAATAACCCATATTTTATCTAGTCGTTACACACAAATCGATTCTGAAGAGAAGTTAAAACAGCAGTTTATAACATTGCACAAGACACTCTACCAAGACGCTTCCTTATGTCATGGTGTGATTGACTTTTTGCAGTTCTGTAAAGATCAACATATTCCTATTGCACTCGCTTCATCTTCAAACCGTGCCAATATCAAAGTAATTTTCGACCGATTTTCTTTATATACTTTTTTTTCACACATTGTTTCAGGTGATGACGTACAACAGGCGAAACCTCACCCTGAGATATATCAATTAGCTGCTGCGCCCTTTGAACAAAAAGTCATCTTCAGCCTTGATGATAGTCCAAAAGGCGTTGAGTCATCGCTCCAAGCGGGCCTTATAAGTGTGCAGTATTGCCAAGATACACCTCTCATAAATGTACATAGCGCAGATAAAGTCTCCTCTTTTAATGAGTTTAGGCAACTGATCACACAGCCAATCACTTGGTTCAATCGCTACTCGCAATATACATTTGCAATCAGTGAATTTGATTTCACTCCCTTTAACGAAGCTATTGATGTGTATTGGCAAACACACAAACAAAAAAGCATGTTTAATGGCGCCGCAGTTCTTTGCTCTGGTCTTTCAGCTAATGTGGTCAAAGTGACACAATGTGATTATAAAACAGTATTTTATATTCAAAACAATAAAAGCTCTCAACTGGCTAAACACTTTTTTCTATTCGGAGTGTCTGGTTATGTTATAAAAGAGCAAGCGATCTTAATTGCTCAACGTAGTGAAATGGTGAGTCAGTATCCAGGCTATATTGAATGCCCTCCTTCTGGCGGATTTGAAAAAGAGCTTGGGATTGAGGCTTACCAACAACAACTACTCAAAGAATTTCAGGAAGAAACAGCTCATCCACTTGAACACGTCGAGGAAGTCATCACTCAAGGCATTATTTTAGACCTTGATGCTAATCAACTTGATATTTTATCAGCCATTAAAATCAGCGACAGTGCCGAATGTATTTATAAAGATAACTCTGAATACCAAAGTTTAAATTTAATAAATACTCATTCTTTTAAAAAAATAATCCAAACAGATCGCGCTTTACCTGAGTGCTACATCATCGCTAAATTACTCGGAGAAAAAAATGAAAATTGGTCATAG
- a CDS encoding class I SAM-dependent methyltransferase yields MIKQKDIFLGSEGDAWYARNKAHYQSLPEGADALLDFVLQQQLSPKKVLEIGCANGRRLELFHKTFDADCYGVDVSTSAIKEGESQYPALNLTVGSADKLDYPDESFDMIIFGFCLYLCDRNDLFQIAAQADRVLKDGGYIIIQDFHPATPYKNEYSHKAGIFSYKMNNSNLFLWNPAYSQFALEISTHGDKSMRVIEDERVSISLLYKDLANAYRQK; encoded by the coding sequence ATGATTAAGCAAAAAGATATCTTTTTAGGTTCTGAAGGCGATGCTTGGTATGCAAGAAATAAAGCCCATTACCAAAGTTTGCCTGAGGGAGCTGATGCGTTGCTCGACTTTGTGTTGCAGCAACAACTTAGTCCAAAAAAAGTATTAGAGATCGGCTGCGCTAATGGACGACGCTTAGAGTTATTTCATAAAACATTTGATGCTGATTGCTATGGTGTTGATGTATCGACAAGTGCGATTAAAGAAGGGGAAAGTCAGTACCCCGCATTGAATTTAACTGTGGGTTCAGCAGATAAACTAGATTACCCAGATGAATCCTTTGATATGATCATTTTTGGTTTTTGTTTGTATTTGTGCGATCGCAATGATCTATTTCAAATTGCAGCACAAGCAGATCGGGTACTAAAAGATGGCGGGTATATCATAATTCAAGATTTTCATCCTGCGACACCTTATAAAAATGAATATAGCCACAAAGCGGGTATCTTTAGTTATAAGATGAATAATAGTAACCTGTTTTTATGGAATCCAGCTTATAGTCAATTTGCTCTGGAGATCAGTACTCATGGTGATAAATCTATGCGGGTGATTGAAGATGAAAGAGTATCAATAAGTTTACTTTATAAGGATTTAGCGAACGCTTATCGACAAAAATAA
- the pseI gene encoding pseudaminic acid synthase, translating into MKIGHRAIGSNQPPYIIAELSGNHNGDINRAIELINVAAKAGADAVKLQTYTADTITLNSDKSDFKISGGLWDGYTLHELYHWAHTPWEWHPILFKHARDLGIDIFSSPFDFSAVDFLEGLNVNAYKIASFELIDLPLIKKVAQTGKPMIMSTGMANLLEIREAVAAARESGAHDISILHCVSGYPTPPEQANLRTITALAQEFNLNIGLSDHTLGNATAIASVALGATIIEKHFTLDRSEGGPDAAFSLEPEELKQLCTDTKDAWLSLGQAGFEFKEAEQGNVQFRRSLYASKAIKKGDVLSADNIRSVRPGFGLAPKHYEDILGKKALTDIEFATPMNWDLIEK; encoded by the coding sequence ATGAAAATTGGTCATAGAGCGATTGGTTCAAATCAACCACCCTATATTATTGCAGAGCTATCGGGTAATCATAACGGTGACATTAATCGAGCTATTGAATTAATCAATGTAGCAGCCAAAGCTGGCGCTGATGCAGTTAAACTTCAGACTTACACGGCTGACACCATCACATTAAACAGTGATAAATCTGACTTCAAAATATCCGGTGGTTTGTGGGATGGTTATACCCTACACGAGTTGTATCACTGGGCACATACGCCTTGGGAGTGGCATCCGATATTGTTTAAGCATGCTCGTGATTTAGGCATTGATATATTTAGCTCACCATTTGATTTTTCTGCTGTAGACTTTCTAGAAGGACTGAATGTTAACGCTTATAAAATCGCTTCTTTTGAGCTCATCGATCTTCCTTTAATCAAGAAAGTAGCGCAGACCGGCAAACCTATGATTATGTCGACAGGCATGGCCAACTTGTTGGAAATTCGAGAAGCTGTAGCTGCAGCAAGAGAATCAGGAGCCCATGATATAAGTATTTTACATTGTGTCAGCGGTTACCCGACCCCACCAGAACAAGCGAATCTTCGAACGATAACAGCATTAGCTCAAGAGTTTAATCTCAATATAGGCTTATCTGATCATACTTTAGGTAATGCAACGGCCATTGCTTCTGTTGCGCTTGGTGCAACCATCATAGAAAAACATTTTACGCTCGACCGCTCAGAAGGCGGACCTGACGCCGCATTCTCACTTGAGCCTGAAGAATTAAAGCAATTATGTACTGATACGAAAGATGCATGGCTTTCTTTAGGTCAAGCTGGCTTTGAGTTTAAAGAAGCAGAACAAGGAAATGTACAATTTAGGCGCTCCCTTTACGCATCAAAAGCTATCAAAAAAGGAGATGTCCTAAGTGCTGACAATATCCGTAGCGTTCGACCTGGGTTTGGCCTTGCTCCCAAACATTATGAGGACATTCTTGGTAAAAAAGCCCTTACAGATATTGAATTTGCCACACCTATGAATTGGGATTTAATCGAAAAGTAG
- a CDS encoding cytidylyltransferase domain-containing protein: MIGIIVQARMSSSRLPSKVMRPLAGQPMLYQQIKRLQRSQLADALIIATSDDSSDDAIASLCTEHNITHFRGSLDDVLARFYFAAKANQLETIVRICGDCPLIDAALVDSIIQFHSENHADYTSNCVQRYFPDGQDIEVFSFLALEQAYLLAKKPSEREHVTPFIRDSGQFTIKNYPSKIDLSAYRICVDHQADFDVANAIFTQLTSQIGEHFGVSDITHFLDNNPKIKALNADIELNEGYKKSLAEDKLLGFK; this comes from the coding sequence ATGATTGGGATTATTGTACAAGCACGTATGAGTTCAAGTCGCTTACCTTCAAAAGTTATGCGCCCGCTCGCAGGTCAACCGATGCTTTATCAGCAGATAAAACGCCTGCAACGGAGTCAACTCGCTGATGCATTGATCATTGCCACTTCAGATGATAGCTCTGATGATGCCATTGCATCATTGTGCACAGAACATAATATTACACATTTTCGTGGGTCTCTCGATGATGTATTAGCTCGTTTTTATTTTGCAGCGAAAGCAAATCAATTAGAAACGATTGTTAGGATCTGTGGAGACTGCCCCCTCATTGATGCAGCTTTAGTTGATAGCATCATACAATTTCACTCTGAAAATCACGCTGATTACACCAGTAATTGTGTGCAGCGTTATTTTCCTGATGGACAAGATATCGAAGTGTTTTCGTTCTTAGCATTAGAGCAGGCCTATCTATTAGCAAAAAAACCATCTGAACGAGAACATGTTACCCCCTTTATTCGTGATTCAGGTCAATTCACTATTAAGAACTACCCAAGCAAGATTGATTTATCTGCTTATCGAATATGCGTCGATCACCAAGCTGATTTTGATGTTGCTAATGCCATATTTACACAATTGACATCACAAATAGGCGAACATTTTGGTGTCAGCGATATCACTCACTTTTTAGATAATAATCCAAAGATTAAGGCATTAAATGCCGATATAGAACTAAATGAAGGTTATAAAAAATCTTTAGCCGAAGATAAATTGTTAGGATTTAAATAA
- a CDS encoding aldo/keto reductase: MKLALGTVQLGLDYGISNKQGQVDLLAAQQLLSFAYEQGIRFLDTAAAYGNSQQILGEFAHQKSHIITKINPDESSLADITNALDECFNQLNRTHIYAVMLHNADRLNHPNSRSALKQLEAEKRNGRVQKIGLSLYHPDQVKLFDVFTPDIIQIPLSIIDQRFLANGLLDKLQAQGIEIHVRSAFLQGLLLLEPSKRPSYFKQFSALNRFDKFIESTSASRLSVCLNFFKSLPAIAKIVVGCCSKDELSEIIAAYQAPIALNGLNFACDDQALIVPSNWPKLSN, translated from the coding sequence ATGAAGCTTGCTCTTGGTACGGTGCAATTAGGCTTAGATTATGGGATTAGTAATAAACAAGGCCAAGTAGATCTCCTCGCTGCACAGCAGCTACTTAGTTTCGCTTATGAGCAGGGTATTCGTTTTTTAGACACTGCTGCGGCATATGGAAACAGTCAGCAAATACTAGGGGAGTTCGCTCATCAGAAATCCCACATCATTACCAAAATCAACCCTGATGAGTCTTCATTAGCAGATATAACTAATGCTCTAGATGAGTGTTTCAACCAATTAAATCGCACACACATCTATGCCGTTATGCTGCATAACGCCGATCGACTCAATCACCCAAATAGTCGCTCAGCGTTAAAACAACTCGAAGCTGAAAAACGTAATGGAAGAGTTCAAAAAATTGGCCTTTCTCTTTATCATCCCGATCAGGTAAAGTTATTTGATGTATTTACACCAGATATTATTCAAATCCCCTTAAGCATCATCGATCAACGATTTTTAGCCAATGGTTTATTAGATAAACTTCAGGCTCAAGGCATCGAGATTCATGTACGCTCAGCATTTTTACAAGGACTTTTGCTGCTTGAACCAAGCAAAAGGCCTTCGTATTTCAAACAGTTTAGCGCTCTAAATCGCTTTGATAAATTCATTGAGAGCACATCTGCTTCACGGCTTAGCGTGTGCCTTAATTTCTTTAAGAGCCTACCCGCTATAGCTAAAATTGTTGTCGGGTGTTGTTCAAAGGATGAGCTTTCTGAAATTATTGCTGCATATCAAGCCCCTATTGCACTCAATGGTCTGAATTTTGCTTGCGATGATCAAGCGTTAATTGTGCCAAGTAACTGGCCAAAATTATCAAATTAG